One genomic region from Prunus persica cultivar Lovell chromosome G3, Prunus_persica_NCBIv2, whole genome shotgun sequence encodes:
- the LOC18781885 gene encoding uncharacterized protein LOC18781885: MYVTRPLSMYRKSPSTLSIKPPDAPHSGYVVITDEEAESKNTSCWGLCKRGKVKKLPFPQDKILTIVYTSEYQEATATKVWFIPVLDQPLSSNCYYVIRANGRHKGKACRCSRERDMTNCCIRGFLRDKKPKVLNFRDIYQEVKIHRHQGGGFFAESVAPDGVPPKFLKKKGWKVRSSSMYRNQLTDALGLDASLRSRLPDFNFPIFKKCSASSVVGRWYCPFAFVREKATIRHQMKKSKFYRITLEQWWEEIYSLGNVNNEGNVVNVSVDVQREVALVSATEAVKDDRNGRTGFTWFKAYNPRSKKVVSVGLSSAIVQNMRWVLEAGGWVNGDEMDVRVERVEEITGENRWTKFGCYVMVESFSLRRMDGSLAWRSDFRHTDKIRCKWE; this comes from the exons ATGTATGTAACAAGGCCTCTTTCGATGTACCGGAAATCTCCAAGCACCCTTTCCATAAAGCCACCTGATGCTCCACATTCAGGTTATGTGGTGATCACAGATGAAGAGGCAGAGTCAAAAAACACATCTTGTTGGGGCCTTTGCAAGCGTGGGAAAGTGAAAAAACTACCCTTCCCACAGGACAAGATTCTGACCATTGTTTATACATCCGAGTACCAAGAGGCAACCGCGACGAAGGTCTGGTTCATCCCAGTTCTTGATCAACCTCTGTCTTCTAACTGCTACTATGTTATCAGAGCAAATGGCAGGCACAAAGG GAAAGCATGCAGATGTTCTAGAGAGAGGGACATGACCAACTGCTGCATTAGAGGTTTCTTGAGAGACAAAAAACCtaaggttttaaattttagagaCATATACCAAGAAGTTAAGATTCATCGCCATCAAGGTGGTGGTTTTTTTGCCGAGTCTGTAGCTCCTGATGGTGTTCCTCCAAAATTcctaaagaaaaaaggatggAAAGTGCGTAGCTCAAGTATGTACCGGAATCAATTAACTGATGCTTTAGGCCTCGACGCCTCCCTCCGGTCTCGTCTTCCGGACTTCAATTTTCCCATATTTAAAAAGTGTTCGGCTTCTAGTGTTGTGGGGAGATGGTACTGTCCATTTGCATTTGTGAGAGAGAAAGCAACCATAAGACACCAGATGAAGAAGTCCAAGTTTTACAGAATAACTCTTGAGCAATGGTGGGAAGAGATTTACTCTCTTGGGAATGTTAACAATGAAGGAAATGTTGTGAATGTGAGTGTAGATGTGCAAAGGGAAGTGGCTTTGGTATCTGCCACAGAAGCCGTGAAGGACGATAGGAATGGCCGTACTGGGTTCACCTGGTTCAAAGCTTATAACCCACGTAGCAAGAAAGTGGTGAGTGTAGGTTTGAGTTCAGCAATTGTTCAGAATATGAGATGGGTTTTGGAGGCAGGAGGATGGGTTAATGGGGATGAAATGGATGTGAGAGTGGAGAGGGTAGAAGAGATTACAGGTGAGAATAGGTGGACGAAGTTTGGCTGTTATGTTATGGTGGAGAGTTTCTCCTTGAGAAGAATGGATGGAAGTTTGGCTTGGAGATCTGATTTTAGGCACACTGATAAGATTCGATGTAAATGGGAATAA
- the LOC18783114 gene encoding uncharacterized protein LOC18783114 → MGNPQQPKRRVAFLLIDGVGDVSIPKFGFKTPLQAAKVPNLDAIASAGVNGLMDPVEVGLGCGSDTAHLSLLGYDPRVYYRGRGAFESMGAGLAMSPGDIAFKSNFATLDEKTGIVINRRADRHFEEEGPILCAALDGMKLPSFPEYEVRVRYATEHRCGVVVKGPNLSGNISGTDPLKDNRLLLQAEALDGTDEARHTAKVVNELSKEISHILVAHPLNAKRAAEGKNIANLVLLRGCGIRIEVPPFEKKHGLWPCMVAPTKIIAGLGLSLGIDILEAPGATGDYRTLLTSKATAIAKALSAPLQSCPNVFVPGEDEHKPGRSDGYDFGFLHVKAIDDAGHDKATIFKVKALEAVDRAIGQLSRLLWESESAGNFKYFLCVTGDHSTPVEYGDHSFEPVPFTICPLKDFVDAVGVETILGGSLDPFPLPTVKDGEHLAEDVKIEQGERSKQPRAFRGDSVYEFNEIAAARGCLGRFPGGEMMGVIKNFLKLDA, encoded by the exons ATGGGTAATCCTCAGCAGCCGAAAAGAAGAGTGGCATTTTTGTTGATTGATGGCGTGGGTGATGTGTCAATACCAAAGTTTGGATTTAAGACTCCTCTTCAGGCGGCCAAAGTACCCAATTTGGATGCCATTGCATCCGCTGGAGTTAATGGTTTAATGGACCCTGTTGAAGTTGGTTTGGGTTGTGGAAGTGACACAGCTCACCTTTCTCTACTGGGTTATGACCCTAGGGTATATTACCGCGGCCGAGGCGCATTTGAATCCATGGGTGCTGGATTGGCCATGTCACCTGGTGATATTGCATTTAAG TCTAATTTTGCAACCTTGGATGAAAAAACTGGAATAGTCATCAATAGGAGGGCCGACAGACACTTTGAAGAAGAAGGCCCCATACTGTGTGCAGCACTTGATGGAATGAAGCTGCCATCTTTTCCTGAATATGAAGTCAGAGTCAG GTATGCAACAGAACATAGATGTGGAGTGGTTGTTAAAGGACCAAATCTAAGTGGAAATATATCAGGAACAGACCCGTTGAAGGACAACCGTTTACTTTTGCAAGCTGAAGCTCTAGATGGCACCGATGAGGCGAGACACACAGCTAAAGTTGTTAATGAGTTATCCAAGGAAATATCACATATTCTCGTTGCTCATCCACTGAATGCAAAACGAGCTGCTGAAGGGAAGAACATAGCTAATCTTGTCCTTTTACGAGGATGTGGTATTCGAATTGAG GTTCctccatttgaaaagaaacATGGGTTATGGCCTTGTATGGTAGCTCCCACAAAAATCATTGCTGGACTGGGCCTATCTCTTGGCATTGATATCCTAGAAGCTCCTGGAGCAACAGGAGACTATCGAACACTTCTTACTTCCAAAGCAACTGCAATAGCTAAAGCACTTTCAGCTCCTCTGCAGTCTTGCCCCAATGTGTTTGTACCAGGGGAAGATGAGCACAAACCAGGTCGATCGGATGGCTATGATTTTGGGTTCCTTCATGTTAAG GCTATAGATGATGCAGGTCACGACAAGGCAACCATCTTCAAAGTCAAAGCATTAGAAGCTGTAGATCGAGCTATAGGGCAGCTGTCCAGGCTCCTTTGGGAGAGTGAGTCAGCAGGAAATTTCAAGTACTTCCTTTGCGTAACTGGAGACCACTCTACCCCAGTTGAATATGGAGACCACAGCTTTGAGCCAGTTCCATTCACAATATGTCCGTTGAAAGATTTTGTGGATGCGGTAGGCGTGGAAACCATCTTGGGAGGTTCTCTTGATCCATTTCCTCTTCCAACTGTGAAAGATGGTGAACATCTAGCTGAAGATGTGAAGATTGAACAAGGGGAGAGAAGCAAACAGCCTCGAGCTTTCCGCGGTGATTCAGTTTATGAGTTCAATGAGATTGCAGCAGCAAGGGGATGCCTTGGGCGCTTTCCTGGTGGGGAGATGATGGGTGTAATAAAGAACTTCCTTAAGCTAGATGCATGA